GGCCTGTGGTTTCGACATCCAGGACGGCACCAACGCGAATAATATCAACGTTGCTTTTAATCCATTCAGAAGTGGCATACGGAGGAAACGGCATTTGACAATCTTCAAGGCGACGCAAAGTCACAGTTTTGCCGTCTTCTGATTTTCCAATCCAACGAAATGCCATATTAAGAGCTCCTTCTGTCTGTACGCCCAATTTATGACTACTTTGGAAGTTTCTCCAGAAAATTTGATTTCGAATGAAGTGTGTCAAAATCAGTACCTTTCAGAAATTTCGAGGAGTAGTCTGAGTTCATGGGTAAAATGAGTGGTTTTTGGGCTCAGCTAGGGCGATTTGAGAAAAATAAAATGGAACCTTGGTTGGGGTTTCGTGCGGCCCTCGGGATGGCTTTGTCTGTTGGTATTGGTTTCTTGGTTGGTTCACCTAAAATTGGGCTTTCGATCGCGATTGGCGCCCTGAATGTTTGTTTTTCTGATCGTTCGGATGCGTATTTAGATCGCGCCAAAAGAATGCTAACGGCTTCTGTACTGTCGGCGGTGGCGGTTTTTATTTCGGTTCTATCCGCCCATGATTCCACATTGATGTTTATCTTCCTCACTGTCGGGGCTTTTTTTGCCGGAATGTTAGTGGTAGTTGATGCGATCGCTGCCGACTTGGGCGTGATGGGGTTGGCCACGTTCTTGATTTTTTCAGTACAGCCTTTGAGTCCTGAAGCCGCTTTGTATTTAAGTCTTTATGCATTCCTTGGAGGCATCTTGCAGTCCATTGTCAGCGTGGGATTGTGGCCTCTTCGAAGATACAAACCCGAATGTCGGGCCTTGAGTAATCTATTTCAGGATTTGGCATTTCTTACGGTTTCAACGGGGCAGGCGAAGGACACTCCGATGGGAAGCTTACAGACTATTGAAACTCAGAATGCCTTGGTTGCCTTGGCCGGTGATGATCGAACAGAAGCGCGTCGCTATCGTTCTTTGTTAAGCCAAGCCGAGCGTCTGCGCATTACAATCCTGTCTTTAATTCGTCTTAAAAAGCGTTTACAGCGTGAAAATCCCCAGCACTTGAGCATTGAATCTGTGGCCAGAATTCTTGAAACGACAGCGCAGATCCTGCGAGCGGTCTCAGAGGTTGTCGTGAGTGGGCAGCCCTTAGGCGTTGGACCGAAGCTATTGGCTCAGGTTGATGATTCTTCTCAAGCAGTGAAGCTGCAAAGACTGGATTCCGAAACTCCTTTTATGACGGCCGTCTTGAATGATTTGGTCTATCAGTTGGAAGGCCTGGGAGGTCAGCTTCGTGCCACAGTCGATTTGTCATTGAAGACCACACAAGTGGGTATTGAAAAGGCGGAACGTCTTGAAGCCTCACGGCCTTTAAAGATGCGCTTTCGAGGAACATTGGCAACTTTGCGCGCGAATATGACCTTTCAATCGCCGGGCTTTCGCCATGCCATTCGTCTTACGGTGTGCATCGTCATCGGGGAGCTTGTCAGTCACAGTTTGCATTTGAGTCGAGCTTATTGGGTGCCAATGACGATCGCCATCGTGCTGAAACCAGACTATGCCTCCACCTTCAGTCGTGGGTTGCTAAGGATGGCTGGCACTCTGGTTGGTTTGGTCCTGGCAACTGTGTTGTTTCATATTCTACCAGATAATCCCTGGGTGAGTGTTTCGTTGATTGTGTTTTTTTCTTTTTTGATTCGCTGGATTGGTCCGACAAATTATGGAATTTTTGCGATGAGCATGGCCGCCCTTGTTGTCCTCTTAATCGCTCTGACTGGTGTTGCCCCCAAAGATGTCATCTGGGCTCGTGGGATTAATACTTTCTTAGGAGGAGTTATTGCCCTGGTCGTGTATTGGCTCTGGCCAACTTCAGAAAAACTTCAATTGAGTGAAGTGGTGGCGCGCATGTTGGAAACTTATCATGAATATTTTAAAGCCATTGCATCCTCGGTGCGAAAGAAGTCAGTTCGGTCGGATGCAGAGATGGATAGTCTCAGGCAAAAGGCGCGAGTGGCGCGATTCAACTTTCAGGCGGCCTCGGGGCGCATCTCTTTAGAAAGAGGTGTCACTTTTGAAGATTTAAAAATCATCAGCGCCGTTACCGTAGCCTCAAATAGATTTGCCCATGCTATGATGGCCGTGGAGGCAGGATCATCCCTGCAATTCTCTGAAGACCAACTCAGAGCCTTCGATGTCTTCGCGGAAAGTGTTGAAGAGAGTTTAACTCTTCTCTGTGAGGCTTTGCGCGGGCGTGAGGTCCTGCGCAATCAGTTTCCTGATGTGCGTGGTGCCTATGTTCAGTTCGCAGAAACTCAGAAAAAAGCCAGTGAGCAATATGCCATACTCTTTGAAGAGACGGATCGTATGACAAACAGTCTTGTGACTCTCACTGAGCAGGTTTTAAAAAGACTTTTCAATAAAAGATTTCAAAGTTCCAACGAAGTGAAAACGGTCGAGCCCTAAAAGACTGAAAAAATTGTCGTCAGATTTAGAGT
The nucleotide sequence above comes from Bdellovibrio svalbardensis. Encoded proteins:
- a CDS encoding FUSC family protein, whose product is MGKMSGFWAQLGRFEKNKMEPWLGFRAALGMALSVGIGFLVGSPKIGLSIAIGALNVCFSDRSDAYLDRAKRMLTASVLSAVAVFISVLSAHDSTLMFIFLTVGAFFAGMLVVVDAIAADLGVMGLATFLIFSVQPLSPEAALYLSLYAFLGGILQSIVSVGLWPLRRYKPECRALSNLFQDLAFLTVSTGQAKDTPMGSLQTIETQNALVALAGDDRTEARRYRSLLSQAERLRITILSLIRLKKRLQRENPQHLSIESVARILETTAQILRAVSEVVVSGQPLGVGPKLLAQVDDSSQAVKLQRLDSETPFMTAVLNDLVYQLEGLGGQLRATVDLSLKTTQVGIEKAERLEASRPLKMRFRGTLATLRANMTFQSPGFRHAIRLTVCIVIGELVSHSLHLSRAYWVPMTIAIVLKPDYASTFSRGLLRMAGTLVGLVLATVLFHILPDNPWVSVSLIVFFSFLIRWIGPTNYGIFAMSMAALVVLLIALTGVAPKDVIWARGINTFLGGVIALVVYWLWPTSEKLQLSEVVARMLETYHEYFKAIASSVRKKSVRSDAEMDSLRQKARVARFNFQAASGRISLERGVTFEDLKIISAVTVASNRFAHAMMAVEAGSSLQFSEDQLRAFDVFAESVEESLTLLCEALRGREVLRNQFPDVRGAYVQFAETQKKASEQYAILFEETDRMTNSLVTLTEQVLKRLFNKRFQSSNEVKTVEP